CCGGGCGCGTCTCGGACGCGCCTCCCGCGCTGGTCCGCGTCGTCGGCAAGCACTGCGACGCCGGAGATGTGGTAGTGCGCGAGGACCACCTGCCGTCCGACGTCCGGGCCGGCGACCTGCTCGCGGTGCCAGGCACCGGCGCGTACTGCCGCAGCCTCGCGCACAACTACAACCAGATCCCGCGACCGCCCGTGATCGCGGTGACTGAGGGCCGGGCGCGCGAGATCGTGCGCCGCGAGACGGTCGAGGATCTGATGCGCCTCGACGTCGGCTGATCACCAACCCGCCATGGCGGCCCCCGGCCGCCGTGGCGGCAGCACCTGCCCCCAGTCGTGCCAGCAAGGAGCCAGGATGACCAAACAGCGTCCCCAGGATGCGTACACCAACAGCATCGAGTCGCCGACGTACCAAAGCGCCTCCTACTACTTCAACAACGCGGAGCACGTGAAGGACGGCCTGCACAACAGGTCGGTGCCCGCGGGGCGCTACGGCCGGTACTCCAACCCCACCTGGATCGAGGTGGAGAACAAGCTCAGCGAACTCAGTGGTGCCGAGAGCTCCTTGGTCTTCGCCTCCGGGATGGCCGCGCACGTCACTGCGTTCCTCGCGCTGCTCGAGGCGGGCGACGAGGTGGTCTTGCCGTCCGAGTCGTACCGGCAGGTGCGCAACGTCTTCCACCACATCCTGCCCAAGTTCGGCGTCGTGGTGCACGAGTTCTCCATCCGGGATCCCGAGGCATTCATCGAGAACGTCGCGGCGCTGCGCGGGCGGATCAAGCTTGTCCACCTGGAGATGCCCTCCTCGCCGCACATGTACCTGATCGACGTGGCGCGGGTGCGGGCCGCCGTCGGACCGGACGTGATCCTCACCCTGGACAGCTCGTTCTCACCGCCGCCGAACTACTACGCCCTGCAGTGGGGCGTGGACCTGGTGCTGTTCAGCGCCACCAAGTACCTCAGCGGACACGGTGACA
This sequence is a window from Streptomyces sp. NBC_00557. Protein-coding genes within it:
- a CDS encoding PLP-dependent transferase — translated: MTKQRPQDAYTNSIESPTYQSASYYFNNAEHVKDGLHNRSVPAGRYGRYSNPTWIEVENKLSELSGAESSLVFASGMAAHVTAFLALLEAGDEVVLPSESYRQVRNVFHHILPKFGVVVHEFSIRDPEAFIENVAALRGRIKLVHLEMPSSPHMYLIDVARVRAAVGPDVILTLDSSFSPPPNYYALQWGVDLVLFSATKYLSGHGDIVAGVASGREELIEKLRWYRDTTGPIVDGNTAFLLRRSLYTLQLRMERVNAMGLEVARFLEGHPAVDRVYYNGLESHPHFKLAQQYLNGFGGVITFELRMSEEQTAEVVDRLRVPFMASNFGAPHTLVEQSTFFTYFEYSDDELVSIGVPRGTVRLALGFSNEAADIVKDLDQALSHVLSRAGGSAAS